A segment of the Streptomyces pactum genome:
GCGTAGGGCAGGTGTCGGCAGGACTGGACGTATGCCCGCATGAGGCCGGCGACGGGCTCCGGAAGTGGGGAGGGCGGGTCTCCCAGTCGGACGGTGACGGTGGTCCCATCGTCGAAAGGGCGAGGCGGGGCATTCGACTCGTCTTCATGCACCAGCGTAGGAACGTCTGGGCCGGGCGGCGGGTGGCCGGCTTCTCGGTGTGCCAGGCGTCGAGGTCGGCCTGCTGGACGGTGGCGAGCCGTTCGGCCAGCCAGCGCTGATAGAGCAGGATTCGACGGTCGACGCGTGGCAGGACACCGCTGTCCATCAGCAAGTCACGCAGGTGGACGACGGTTCGCCAGGGTGTCTCCTGGTGCAGCCCGTCGTGGGTGAGCGGGATGCTGCCGGCGGCCAGGCCCCGGAGGAGTCGGACGACATTGGGGTTGCGGAGCCAGATCAGGCGGCTCTTGGGCCGGTCCATCTCCAACAGGGAGGTGACCAGTGGTTGCAGCGAAGTGGCAACGTGACCTGTGCCGTCGTCGAGGAGTCGGCCGAGGGTGTTGGCGAGGGTGCAGCGTTCGCAGAGGCGTCCGCCGAGGAGAAACCCTTCGAAGCCGCAGCGGTCGCAGAAGAAGTCGCGGGTGATGCCCGCGCAGTCGCGGCAGACCGGCGTGCCGGTCGCTTCCCGGCCGGGCAGCAGTCGGTCGGCTCGGCTGCCGGGGCAGCAGCCACGGACAAGCATGGCCCGGTTGTAGCAGGTTCGGCAGATCGGACCGTCCGACCACTCGGCGGACTTCGAGGCCCGACGGCCGCAGCGTGCGCAGTCGCGGATTATCCACCGCTCGTACTCCTCCGGCGTCACCGCTCACCCCTCCGGCGTCAGCCGGACCCGTGTGGGTCGCCGGGCGGCCAGGTTGATCGGCGCTTCCTCTCCGGCCGCCCGGCGGGCCGGGAGGTTCTGGGCCGAGGTGGCGATCAGGTCGGTGGGCGTGCAGTCGAGGATGTCGCAGAGGGCGGCCAGCACCGGCAGGGACAGCCGTTCCGGCGTGCCGGAGACCAGGCGGCGGACCTGGGAGGAGGACAGCGTGATGCCGCGTTCGTTCAGGTGTGGCATCAGTTCGGCGACGGTGAACATGCCGCGGGCGGCCATCAGCTCGCGCAGGCGCCATCGATAGCTGATCTGGCGTGGCACCAGGAGAACCTTCCCGGCCTCGAGCGGCCTCGATGGTGGCGTCCAGAACGCGTCGCAGGGAGCGGGTGCGGAAGCCGGAGGAGACGCAGGTGTAGATCGCGGTGGTGGAGGCGTGGTCGTGGCCGACCTG
Coding sequences within it:
- a CDS encoding helix-turn-helix domain-containing protein, with translation MPRQISYRWRLRELMAARGMFTVAELMPHLNERGITLSSSQVRRLVSGTPERLSLPVLAALCDILDCTPTDLIATSAQNLPARRAAGEEAPINLAARRPTRVRLTPEG